One Pseudoclavibacter endophyticus DNA segment encodes these proteins:
- a CDS encoding TRAP transporter small permease — translation MTAPGLRKDALPFENVVVWIAAVFGIISAIAVVVTMVAIATQVVVRWVTGFSLPGLTELSQSCLVVSIFCALAWAAVRGEHVSVRLVTSRLPQKANRVIDVIVWSLSTLFMFWLTAAAYMRALESTEDGEAGPNITLVWYLWPWRWVMAVGLTVFTLVAITNLIRSLVGRRPYEDAPPEEQGQAYEEIPPDSGAAGDEKEVRP, via the coding sequence ATGACTGCTCCCGGATTGCGCAAAGATGCGCTCCCGTTCGAGAACGTGGTGGTCTGGATCGCCGCGGTCTTCGGCATCATCTCGGCGATCGCGGTCGTCGTGACCATGGTCGCGATCGCGACCCAGGTCGTGGTGCGATGGGTAACGGGCTTTTCACTCCCCGGGCTCACCGAGCTGTCCCAATCGTGTCTGGTCGTGTCGATCTTCTGCGCGCTCGCCTGGGCCGCGGTCCGCGGCGAGCACGTCTCGGTGCGATTGGTCACTTCACGCCTGCCGCAGAAGGCGAACCGGGTGATCGATGTCATCGTCTGGTCGTTGAGTACCCTCTTCATGTTCTGGCTCACGGCCGCGGCGTACATGCGCGCCCTGGAGTCGACCGAGGACGGCGAAGCCGGCCCCAACATCACGCTCGTCTGGTACCTCTGGCCATGGCGATGGGTCATGGCCGTCGGCCTCACGGTGTTCACCCTCGTGGCGATCACGAACCTGATCCGTTCGCTCGTCGGCCGACGGCCCTATGAGGATGCCCCGCCCGAGGAACAAGGACAGGCATACGAGGAGATACCCCCCGATTCAGGGGCAGCAGGAGACGAGAAAGAGGTCCGGCCGTGA
- a CDS encoding TRAP transporter large permease — protein MTVEIVILLTIVLLFALLAVRFPIALALGISGSVGLILLQGTNYATASIVGPTFANAFNFTFTIIPMFILMGLFAVRARVAEYVFQIAAYVTRKVPGGLGVATVMACAGFAAVSGSSIGTAATMSKLSVGEMRKHGYPASFASALVAVSGTLGVMIPPSTFLVLYAIMTETSVAQILAAGVLPGLLSAAGYVGYIMVLGQRKIGRSTDKDDIEAGLVSASTELKSKRAAGAARRESATVVGDDPSKPGVLTTVNVASSWRELPWRGLLYIVILFGIVLGGMYSGVFTATESAAIGAVAAVLILLWERRKLGLKGLFRQVREALLDTGATTSMVFFIVFGSVILSQFFVAARVPQLVRDAVLSWNIPPLVAMGLLLLCIIPLGMFLESLSILVITVPILWPIALEFAGDLLPGQESMVTVWLGILVVKLIEVGMVTPPVGINAFVVAGVTRIRSETVFKGVLPLFIVDVCVLLLLFFIPAISLFLPSLVSVNAG, from the coding sequence GTGACCGTTGAAATTGTCATCCTCCTGACGATCGTCCTGCTGTTCGCCCTGCTCGCCGTGCGGTTCCCGATCGCGCTCGCGCTCGGGATATCGGGGTCCGTCGGCCTCATCCTCCTCCAGGGCACGAACTATGCGACGGCCTCGATCGTCGGCCCGACCTTCGCGAACGCGTTCAATTTCACCTTCACGATCATCCCGATGTTCATCCTGATGGGCCTGTTCGCCGTCAGGGCGCGGGTGGCGGAGTACGTCTTCCAGATCGCCGCCTACGTCACGCGGAAGGTGCCAGGAGGGCTCGGCGTCGCGACCGTGATGGCGTGCGCCGGGTTCGCGGCGGTGTCCGGGTCGAGCATCGGCACGGCGGCGACGATGTCGAAGCTCTCCGTCGGCGAGATGCGCAAGCACGGCTACCCCGCCAGCTTCGCGTCTGCGCTGGTGGCGGTCTCCGGAACGCTCGGCGTCATGATCCCGCCGAGCACCTTCCTCGTGCTGTACGCGATCATGACGGAGACCTCGGTCGCGCAGATCCTCGCCGCCGGTGTCCTGCCCGGTCTGCTGTCGGCCGCCGGCTATGTGGGCTACATCATGGTGCTCGGGCAGCGGAAGATCGGCCGTTCCACCGACAAGGATGACATCGAAGCAGGCCTGGTCTCGGCGAGCACCGAGTTGAAGTCGAAGCGGGCGGCGGGCGCGGCACGGCGTGAATCGGCGACCGTGGTCGGGGACGACCCGTCGAAGCCGGGCGTCTTGACCACGGTGAACGTCGCCTCCAGTTGGCGAGAGCTGCCCTGGCGAGGTCTGCTCTACATCGTGATCCTGTTCGGCATCGTTCTTGGCGGCATGTATTCCGGTGTCTTCACCGCGACGGAGTCCGCCGCGATCGGCGCGGTCGCAGCGGTCCTCATCCTGCTGTGGGAGCGGCGCAAGCTCGGTCTGAAGGGCCTGTTCCGCCAGGTGCGCGAGGCGCTGCTGGACACCGGTGCGACCACATCGATGGTGTTCTTCATCGTGTTTGGCTCCGTCATCCTCTCGCAGTTCTTCGTCGCAGCGAGGGTTCCGCAGCTGGTTCGAGATGCCGTGCTGAGCTGGAACATCCCGCCGTTGGTGGCCATGGGGCTGCTACTGCTGTGCATCATCCCGCTGGGGATGTTCCTCGAGTCGCTGTCGATCCTGGTGATCACCGTGCCGATCCTCTGGCCAATCGCCCTCGAGTTCGCGGGTGATCTGCTGCCAGGGCAGGAGTCGATGGTGACCGTGTGGCTCGGCATCCTCGTCGTCAAGCTCATTGAAGTCGGGATGGTCACGCCGCCGGTGGGCATCAACGCCTTCGTGGTGGCCGGCGTGACGAGGATCCGCAGCGAGACCGTCTTCAAGGGCGTGCTCCCGCTGTTCATCGTCGATGTCTGCGTGCTGTTGCTGTTGTTCTTCATCCCCGCCATCTCGCTCTTCCTGCCGTCGCTCGTGTCGGTGAACGCAGGATGA
- a CDS encoding DUF4244 domain-containing protein, with the protein MTTIVAATAATSEPALEASGSSCQSHGARVRAALRDERGAETAEYAIATMAAVAFAGLLVAIMQSDTVRAMLEDLVARALTFAG; encoded by the coding sequence ATGACCACTATCGTTGCCGCGACCGCCGCGACCTCCGAACCAGCTCTGGAAGCCTCGGGCTCATCGTGCCAGTCGCACGGCGCGCGTGTGCGGGCGGCGCTTCGCGACGAGCGCGGCGCCGAAACCGCCGAGTACGCGATCGCCACGATGGCCGCCGTGGCCTTCGCGGGGCTGCTCGTCGCCATCATGCAGAGCGACACCGTGCGCGCCATGCTCGAAGACCTCGTCGCGCGCGCGCTCACGTTCGCGGGCTGA
- a CDS encoding TadA family conjugal transfer-associated ATPase, giving the protein MQQPPTSKRNRYVAVPPGKRPATVALPPRGDGWRGPRSRRTITRDDAAAFGSLAPFVADGEVTDVFVNGPHSLYVDRGTGAGLEPDWSATGHEALRALAVRIIARGGRHLDEAEPCVDVRIGDGIRVHAVLPPVSTGGTILSIRLPRTEPPTMSELRGRGAFGDGIEDTLRAAVAARTNVLITGAGGSGKTTLLAALLACAEPADRIVAIEDVAELRIAHPHVIGLESRQANIEGAGEVGLPRLVREALRMRPDRLVLGECRGAELRDLLAALNTGHDGGAGTLHANSLADVPSRLEALGALAGLDPRAVARQAVSAIGMVVHVERRAGRRRVAELGEFGLDRDGRLTVTAISGTGAGEAGRTNGRAA; this is encoded by the coding sequence ATGCAGCAGCCGCCGACCTCGAAGCGCAACCGGTACGTCGCCGTGCCACCCGGCAAGCGCCCCGCGACCGTCGCGCTGCCACCGAGGGGCGACGGGTGGCGCGGGCCGAGATCGCGCCGCACCATCACCCGCGACGACGCGGCGGCCTTCGGATCGCTCGCGCCGTTCGTGGCCGACGGGGAGGTCACGGACGTGTTCGTCAACGGCCCGCACTCGCTCTACGTCGACCGGGGCACGGGCGCGGGGCTCGAGCCCGACTGGTCCGCGACCGGTCACGAGGCGCTGCGAGCGCTCGCCGTGCGCATCATCGCCCGTGGCGGGAGGCACCTCGACGAGGCTGAGCCGTGCGTCGACGTGCGCATCGGCGACGGCATCCGGGTGCATGCCGTGCTGCCGCCCGTCTCGACCGGCGGCACCATTCTGAGCATCCGACTGCCGCGCACCGAGCCGCCGACGATGAGCGAGCTGCGAGGGCGGGGGGCGTTCGGCGACGGCATCGAAGACACCCTGCGTGCCGCCGTCGCGGCCCGCACCAACGTGCTCATCACGGGTGCGGGCGGCAGCGGCAAGACGACGCTGCTGGCGGCGCTGCTCGCCTGCGCCGAGCCCGCCGATCGCATTGTCGCCATCGAAGACGTCGCCGAGCTGCGCATCGCCCACCCGCACGTCATCGGTCTCGAGTCGCGCCAGGCGAACATCGAGGGCGCCGGCGAGGTCGGGCTGCCCCGGCTCGTGCGCGAGGCCCTGCGGATGCGCCCCGACCGTCTCGTGCTCGGCGAATGCCGGGGCGCCGAGCTGCGCGACCTGCTCGCCGCCCTTAACACGGGTCACGACGGCGGCGCCGGCACGCTGCACGCGAACTCGCTCGCCGATGTGCCGAGCAGGCTCGAGGCGCTCGGTGCGCTCGCTGGTCTCGATCCGCGCGCGGTCGCACGACAGGCGGTCTCGGCGATCGGCATGGTCGTGCACGTGGAACGCCGCGCGGGGCGACGGCGCGTCGCTGAGCTCGGCGAGTTCGGGCTCGACCGCGACGGTCGCCTGACCGTCACGGCGATCAGCGGCACGGGCGCTGGCGAGGCCGGCCGAACGAACGGAAGGGCCGCGTGA
- a CDS encoding type 2 periplasmic-binding domain-containing protein, which produces MFSTRKRRQAFTGALAVGAIVALAGCTGGVVDSGGGGEGDEQTWNITEVSVAAPTSVMRPWHDWYLDQVEERTDGRITFTRTEPNEICGILDAGECLFDGRAQFLTQVPNYQPSSFASLSMPEIVFGSDNLAAASAAVYDVNKNNPDALAYLEEQGLHHVSTLPVGRVVIGTSQPAESVADLNGEAVRASGVLVTQDLEAVGASIVNVGAQEAYQAVQTGLATSVAGAMDFPVVFKIGELLPYWSDPGLGNYSEFSMFWDLDTWNEFPDDIKQTLTEIEEEINGGVGADLLYDASFEQCTALAEMANVESLTTWSEDATQEWYDMVGETNDENWVSLAGDHGLENADGVLTDYRAAVEKYEGEHPDYVDAVIECAESGFEEARS; this is translated from the coding sequence GTGTTTTCTACAAGGAAGAGACGGCAGGCTTTCACGGGAGCCCTGGCTGTCGGCGCGATCGTCGCGCTGGCCGGATGCACCGGCGGTGTCGTCGACAGCGGCGGCGGTGGCGAGGGTGACGAACAGACCTGGAACATCACGGAGGTGTCGGTGGCAGCACCGACCTCCGTCATGCGCCCTTGGCACGACTGGTACCTCGATCAGGTCGAGGAGCGCACCGACGGCCGCATCACCTTCACCCGCACGGAGCCGAACGAGATCTGCGGCATCCTCGATGCCGGTGAATGCCTGTTCGATGGGCGTGCGCAGTTCCTGACCCAGGTTCCCAACTATCAGCCGTCATCGTTCGCAAGCCTGTCGATGCCGGAGATCGTCTTTGGCTCGGACAACCTCGCCGCCGCGTCGGCCGCGGTGTACGACGTCAACAAGAACAACCCGGATGCGCTCGCCTACCTCGAAGAACAGGGGCTCCACCACGTGAGCACCTTGCCGGTGGGACGTGTCGTGATCGGCACGAGTCAACCGGCGGAATCGGTGGCCGACCTGAACGGCGAGGCCGTGCGCGCCTCCGGGGTACTCGTCACTCAGGACCTCGAGGCGGTCGGTGCGTCGATCGTCAATGTCGGTGCACAGGAGGCCTACCAGGCGGTGCAGACGGGCTTGGCGACCTCGGTCGCCGGCGCAATGGACTTCCCGGTGGTGTTCAAGATCGGCGAGCTGCTGCCGTACTGGTCCGACCCCGGCCTCGGCAATTACTCGGAGTTCTCGATGTTCTGGGATCTCGACACCTGGAACGAATTCCCCGATGACATCAAGCAGACCTTGACGGAGATCGAGGAAGAGATCAACGGCGGCGTCGGCGCGGACCTCCTCTACGACGCGTCCTTCGAGCAGTGCACCGCGCTCGCAGAGATGGCGAACGTCGAGTCGTTGACCACCTGGTCCGAAGACGCGACGCAGGAGTGGTACGACATGGTCGGTGAGACGAACGATGAGAACTGGGTCAGCCTCGCCGGTGACCACGGCCTGGAGAATGCCGATGGCGTCTTGACCGACTACCGAGCGGCCGTTGAGAAGTATGAAGGGGAGCACCCCGACTACGTCGACGCCGTGATCGAGTGCGCCGAGAGCGGGTTCGAAGAAGCGCGGAGCTGA
- a CDS encoding TadE family type IV pilus minor pilin, which translates to MRRATRPRAGERGSVSAEFAASLPAVVLVLAVCLGALQVGGMQVRLQDAAADAARIVARGDSLAAAAARVERAAAGVDLAVTDEGELVCATLTGSVAVAGLFSLPVGARSCALAGGR; encoded by the coding sequence GTGCGACGCGCGACGCGGCCGCGGGCGGGGGAGCGGGGCTCGGTCTCGGCAGAGTTCGCCGCGAGCCTGCCCGCGGTCGTGCTCGTGCTCGCCGTCTGCCTCGGCGCGCTGCAGGTCGGCGGCATGCAGGTACGGCTACAGGATGCCGCCGCCGACGCCGCGAGAATCGTCGCACGCGGTGATTCGCTCGCGGCCGCAGCGGCGCGCGTCGAGCGCGCCGCTGCGGGGGTCGATCTGGCCGTCACCGACGAGGGCGAGCTCGTCTGCGCGACGCTGACGGGATCGGTCGCCGTCGCCGGACTCTTCAGCCTGCCCGTGGGCGCGCGTTCGTGCGCGCTCGCGGGCGGGCGGTGA
- a CDS encoding dihydroxy-acid dehydratase, whose protein sequence is MSQENIHRLDGSIFGEDSADGMVHRAFLRAEGFSADAVRRRPVIGISTSWSELNPCNNGFRELAAAVKRGVEAAGGLALEFPSISINEPFSRPSSMYLRNLMAMDVEETILASPIDGVVLLGACDKTVPAVLMGAISAGTPAVLVTGGPRPVACWEGRDMTVDEQWEVIDRRRVGEVSDEDWRAFEGVIHGGPGSCNVMGTATTMAAIGELLGFALPGSSLPPAAASRRQLVAEASGRLVVDVVARQIVPRSLVTMAALENAVRTTCALGGSTNALIHLEAIAGRAGLRIGVDRLREWSSTTPFITDVKPNGRALLSDLDAAGGIPAVAARIRHLLHEDVPTADGRTWGEVFDGLGTPQAGAPIADPAAPLTPDGGITVVRGTLAPDGAVMKIAGAAPSKRRHRGKAVVFDGVADMWSKIDREDLAVDESSVLVLRGVGVRGGPGIPEVGHVPIPAKLFTAGVTDMLRVTDARMSGTSSGSVVLHVSPEAAVGGPLAYVRDGDEIELDVEQGRLDLLVPPDELARRTPVGASAAPPARGWGRLYARHALQPDEGCDFDFLLDESLLDETLLDETNAGGS, encoded by the coding sequence ATGTCGCAGGAGAACATCCATCGGCTCGACGGCAGTATCTTCGGCGAGGACAGTGCCGACGGTATGGTGCACCGCGCATTCCTGCGAGCCGAGGGCTTCAGCGCCGACGCCGTGCGCCGAAGGCCGGTCATCGGCATCTCGACGAGCTGGAGCGAGCTGAATCCGTGCAACAACGGGTTCCGCGAGCTCGCCGCCGCCGTCAAGCGGGGTGTCGAGGCCGCGGGCGGGCTCGCGCTCGAGTTCCCGTCGATCTCGATCAACGAGCCGTTCAGTCGTCCCTCATCGATGTACCTCAGAAACCTGATGGCGATGGACGTGGAAGAGACGATCCTGGCCTCCCCGATCGACGGAGTCGTGCTGCTCGGCGCCTGCGACAAGACGGTTCCCGCCGTGCTCATGGGCGCGATCAGCGCCGGCACCCCGGCTGTGCTGGTCACCGGCGGCCCGCGCCCGGTCGCGTGCTGGGAGGGGCGGGACATGACCGTCGACGAGCAGTGGGAGGTCATCGACCGGCGACGCGTCGGCGAGGTGAGCGACGAGGACTGGCGCGCTTTCGAGGGCGTCATCCACGGCGGCCCCGGCAGCTGCAACGTCATGGGCACGGCGACGACAATGGCCGCGATCGGCGAGCTACTCGGCTTCGCGCTGCCGGGCTCGAGCCTGCCGCCCGCCGCAGCATCGAGGCGTCAGCTGGTGGCCGAGGCCTCCGGCCGACTCGTCGTCGACGTCGTCGCCCGACAGATCGTGCCGCGATCGCTGGTCACGATGGCGGCGCTGGAGAACGCCGTGCGCACGACCTGCGCGCTCGGCGGATCGACGAACGCACTCATCCACCTCGAGGCGATCGCGGGACGCGCGGGGCTGCGGATCGGCGTCGACCGGCTCCGCGAATGGTCGAGCACCACGCCCTTCATCACCGACGTCAAGCCGAACGGCCGCGCGCTATTGAGCGACCTGGATGCCGCGGGCGGCATCCCCGCGGTCGCCGCCCGCATCCGCCACCTGCTGCACGAGGACGTGCCGACGGCGGACGGGCGCACCTGGGGCGAGGTGTTCGACGGGCTCGGCACGCCGCAGGCCGGCGCCCCGATCGCGGACCCGGCCGCACCGCTCACCCCGGACGGCGGCATCACGGTGGTGCGCGGCACCCTCGCGCCCGACGGCGCGGTCATGAAGATCGCTGGGGCCGCGCCGAGCAAGCGACGCCACCGCGGGAAGGCCGTCGTGTTCGACGGCGTCGCCGACATGTGGTCGAAGATCGACCGCGAGGATCTCGCCGTCGACGAGTCGAGCGTGCTCGTGCTCCGGGGCGTCGGCGTCCGGGGAGGCCCGGGCATCCCCGAGGTCGGGCACGTCCCGATCCCGGCGAAGCTCTTCACGGCCGGCGTGACCGACATGCTCCGTGTCACCGACGCACGGATGAGCGGCACCTCAAGTGGCAGCGTCGTGCTCCACGTCTCGCCGGAGGCGGCGGTGGGCGGGCCGCTGGCGTACGTGCGCGACGGCGACGAGATCGAGCTCGACGTCGAGCAGGGACGGCTCGATCTACTCGTCCCGCCCGACGAGCTCGCCCGGCGCACGCCGGTGGGTGCGAGCGCTGCGCCCCCGGCGCGAGGCTGGGGCCGCCTCTACGCGAGACACGCCCTGCAGCCCGACGAGGGGTGCGATTTCGACTTCCTTCTCGACGAGTCGCTGCTCGACGAGACACTGCTCGACGAAACGAATGCGGGTGGATCATGA
- a CDS encoding NAD(P)-dependent oxidoreductase, which yields MTTIGFIGVGAMGRPMVERLLAAGHDVVVWGRTPEKLQPVVDAGARLAESPAALAAQADTVLGCLLDGPAIEEIYLGRLLEAARPGQLFADHGTYDPRIAEKVHAAFAEKGAHFVDAPVSGGPMGAEAGTLVCAAGGDAAAVELLRPIAAAYTGRIAHMGAAGRGLMLKLINNYHVSINFVAAAETAWLIERLGLDAQESMAILFGGFADSACLRMGLPKALAGEYEAGGMPLGGLVEVQRNIADLLESNGFASGLFPYARQVFANAAVTEADQHPSALVHWLPGVQE from the coding sequence ATGACGACGATCGGGTTTATCGGGGTCGGCGCGATGGGCCGGCCGATGGTCGAGCGGCTTCTGGCCGCCGGGCACGACGTCGTCGTCTGGGGGCGCACCCCCGAAAAGCTGCAGCCGGTCGTCGACGCCGGCGCGCGGCTCGCCGAGTCGCCCGCGGCGCTCGCCGCGCAGGCGGATACCGTGCTCGGCTGCCTGCTCGACGGGCCGGCGATCGAGGAGATCTACCTCGGGCGGCTGCTGGAGGCGGCCCGGCCCGGCCAGTTATTCGCCGACCACGGCACCTACGACCCGCGCATCGCCGAGAAGGTCCACGCCGCCTTCGCCGAGAAGGGGGCGCACTTCGTCGACGCACCGGTCAGCGGTGGCCCCATGGGCGCCGAGGCCGGCACCCTGGTGTGCGCCGCGGGCGGCGACGCCGCCGCCGTCGAGCTCCTGCGGCCCATCGCTGCGGCCTACACCGGCAGGATCGCGCATATGGGCGCCGCCGGGCGCGGCCTCATGCTCAAGCTCATCAACAACTACCACGTGTCGATCAACTTCGTTGCCGCGGCCGAAACGGCCTGGCTGATCGAGCGGCTCGGCCTCGACGCGCAGGAGTCGATGGCGATCCTCTTCGGCGGCTTCGCCGACAGCGCCTGCCTGCGGATGGGGCTGCCGAAAGCCCTGGCCGGTGAGTACGAGGCGGGCGGGATGCCGCTCGGCGGCCTCGTCGAGGTGCAGCGCAACATCGCCGATCTGCTCGAGTCGAACGGGTTCGCCTCGGGGCTTTTCCCATATGCGAGGCAGGTCTTCGCAAACGCGGCGGTCACCGAGGCCGACCAGCACCCGTCTGCGCTGGTGCACTGGCTTCCCGGGGTGCAGGAATGA
- the acs gene encoding acetate--CoA ligase, translating into MPDKIDHLLEDVETFPPSAEFVAASPVPADLYERAEADRLGFWADQARELHWHTPFTETLDWSGAPIARWFGDGELNVAYNCVDRHVAAGNGDRIAIHWEGEPGDTRTITYADLLGEVKRAANMLESLGVTAGDVVAIYLPMIPETVIAMLACARIGAVHSVIFGGFSADSIRQRVEDASAKLVITSDGSIRKGKVLALKNTVDEALSKGAASVKHVLVVKRADNEVALQKGRDLWWHDEIAQVSDEHVAKPFPSEHPLFILYTSGTTGKPKGLLHTSGGYLTQTAYTHRVAFDLRPEEDVFWCSADVGWVTGHSYLVYGPLANGATQVMYEGTPDTPDLGRWFKIIQDYKVTIFYTAPTAIRSYMKAGRQIPAKYDLSSLRVLGSVGEPINPEAWLWYREVIGGGRTPIVDTWWQTETGAHMIAPIPSQVALKPGAAQRPIPGIVVEVVDDDGNRVDPGQMGLLTICEPWPSMARGIYGDPERFADTYWSRFPGVYFAGDGAGVDRDGELWLLGRVDDVMNVSGHRLSTTEIESSLVDHEFVAEAAVVGAKDETTGQAVVAFVVLKRSKSEEAAAVDTPQVLRRHVADDIGAFARPREVYLVDELPKTRSGKIMRRLLRDAADGKQIGDTATLTDASVMATIQAGMTSGADDE; encoded by the coding sequence ATGCCGGACAAGATCGACCACCTCCTCGAAGACGTCGAGACGTTCCCGCCCTCGGCCGAGTTCGTCGCCGCCTCCCCCGTTCCCGCCGACCTGTATGAGCGGGCCGAGGCCGACCGGTTGGGGTTCTGGGCCGATCAGGCCCGCGAGTTGCACTGGCACACGCCGTTCACCGAGACCCTCGACTGGTCGGGGGCCCCGATCGCGCGCTGGTTCGGTGACGGCGAGCTCAACGTGGCGTACAACTGCGTCGACCGGCACGTCGCGGCAGGCAACGGCGACCGCATCGCGATCCACTGGGAGGGCGAGCCCGGCGACACCCGCACGATCACGTACGCCGACCTGCTCGGCGAGGTGAAGCGCGCGGCCAACATGCTCGAGAGCCTCGGCGTGACGGCGGGCGACGTCGTCGCGATCTACCTGCCGATGATCCCAGAGACGGTCATCGCCATGCTGGCGTGCGCCCGGATCGGTGCGGTGCACTCGGTCATCTTCGGGGGTTTCTCGGCGGATTCGATCCGCCAGCGGGTCGAAGACGCGAGCGCGAAGCTCGTCATCACCTCGGACGGCTCGATCCGCAAGGGCAAGGTGCTGGCGCTCAAGAACACCGTCGACGAGGCCTTATCGAAGGGCGCCGCCTCGGTCAAGCACGTGCTCGTCGTCAAGCGCGCTGACAACGAGGTCGCCCTCCAGAAGGGCCGCGACCTGTGGTGGCACGACGAGATCGCGCAGGTGAGCGACGAGCACGTGGCCAAGCCGTTCCCGTCCGAGCATCCGCTGTTCATCCTGTACACCTCTGGCACCACGGGGAAGCCGAAGGGCCTGCTCCACACTTCGGGCGGGTACCTCACACAGACCGCGTACACGCACCGGGTCGCGTTCGACCTGCGGCCCGAGGAGGACGTGTTCTGGTGCTCGGCCGATGTCGGGTGGGTGACCGGCCACAGCTACCTCGTCTACGGCCCGCTCGCGAACGGCGCCACGCAGGTGATGTACGAGGGAACGCCCGACACGCCGGATCTCGGGCGCTGGTTCAAGATCATCCAGGATTACAAGGTCACGATCTTCTACACCGCGCCGACCGCGATTCGCAGCTACATGAAGGCGGGCCGACAGATCCCGGCGAAGTACGACCTGTCGTCGCTGCGCGTGCTGGGTTCGGTCGGCGAGCCGATCAACCCCGAGGCGTGGCTCTGGTACCGCGAGGTCATCGGCGGCGGGCGCACGCCGATCGTCGACACCTGGTGGCAGACGGAGACGGGCGCGCACATGATCGCGCCGATCCCCAGTCAGGTCGCGCTCAAGCCCGGCGCCGCGCAACGGCCGATCCCCGGCATCGTCGTCGAGGTCGTCGACGACGACGGGAACCGCGTCGACCCCGGCCAGATGGGCCTGCTGACCATCTGCGAGCCGTGGCCTTCGATGGCGCGCGGCATCTACGGCGACCCGGAGCGTTTCGCCGACACGTACTGGTCGCGGTTCCCCGGCGTCTACTTCGCCGGCGACGGCGCGGGCGTCGACCGCGACGGCGAGCTGTGGCTGCTGGGCCGCGTCGACGACGTCATGAACGTCTCCGGCCACCGCCTCTCGACCACCGAGATCGAGTCGTCGCTCGTCGACCACGAGTTCGTCGCGGAGGCCGCGGTCGTGGGCGCGAAGGACGAGACCACGGGGCAGGCCGTCGTGGCGTTCGTCGTCCTCAAGCGCTCGAAGTCGGAGGAAGCGGCCGCGGTCGACACGCCGCAGGTGCTCCGCAGGCACGTCGCGGACGACATCGGCGCATTCGCGCGACCCCGCGAGGTGTACCTGGTCGACGAGCTGCCCAAGACGCGCTCGGGCAAGATCATGCGGCGCCTGCTGCGCGACGCGGCCGACGGCAAGCAGATCGGCGACACCGCGACGCTCACCGATGCGTCGGTCATGGCGACGATCCAGGCCGGGATGACCTCGGGGGCGGACGACGAGTAG
- a CDS encoding type II secretion system F family protein: protein MSGRELSPTEVVAAVLDRLAMLLRGGAAPATAWGLLAKHGRADESTADVVRKVAGVLAAGGDAGEVLAARAEAPWRALGCAWALAGRTGAPLARSLAGLADGFRDVGEAERDVRVALEGPNSTSRIVIALPLVGLGLGLVMGVDTLGVLTTTPLGIACSVAGAALMAGAWWWMRALVRRARVSDPHPGLALDLVALGLRGGGAATDIAATVAAAMREYDLRDGAAAEVGRTLDLAADAGVPPAELLRREAALVRVIARASAKRRAARLGVSLMLPLGVCVLPAFIALGVAPLILAILGDVIGPLDVAP from the coding sequence GTGAGCGGGCGCGAGCTCTCGCCGACGGAGGTGGTCGCGGCCGTGCTCGACCGCCTCGCCATGCTGCTGCGGGGAGGCGCGGCGCCGGCGACCGCATGGGGGCTGCTGGCGAAGCACGGGAGGGCCGACGAATCGACCGCCGACGTCGTGCGCAAGGTCGCGGGCGTGCTCGCCGCAGGCGGCGATGCGGGCGAGGTGCTGGCGGCTCGCGCCGAGGCCCCGTGGCGCGCGCTCGGGTGCGCGTGGGCGCTCGCGGGCCGAACGGGCGCCCCGCTGGCCCGCAGCCTCGCCGGGCTCGCCGACGGGTTTCGCGATGTCGGCGAGGCCGAGCGCGACGTGCGCGTTGCGCTCGAGGGACCGAACTCGACGAGCCGCATCGTGATCGCGCTGCCGCTCGTCGGCCTCGGCCTCGGCCTCGTGATGGGCGTCGACACGCTCGGCGTGCTCACGACGACGCCGCTCGGCATCGCCTGTTCGGTCGCCGGAGCGGCGCTCATGGCGGGTGCGTGGTGGTGGATGCGGGCGCTCGTCCGACGGGCCCGCGTCAGCGACCCGCACCCCGGCCTGGCCCTCGATCTCGTCGCGCTCGGCCTGCGTGGCGGCGGGGCGGCGACAGACATCGCCGCCACCGTCGCCGCCGCCATGCGCGAGTACGACCTGCGCGACGGAGCGGCCGCGGAAGTCGGACGCACGCTCGACCTCGCCGCCGATGCCGGCGTGCCGCCGGCAGAGCTCCTGCGGCGCGAGGCCGCCCTCGTGCGCGTCATCGCCAGGGCGTCGGCGAAGCGGCGCGCGGCCAGGCTCGGCGTGTCGCTCATGCTGCCCCTCGGCGTGTGCGTGCTGCCGGCCTTCATCGCTCTCGGCGTGGCGCCACTGATTCTCGCGATCCTCGGCGACGTCATCGGCCCTCTCGACGTGGCGCCCTGA